A portion of the Gigantopelta aegis isolate Gae_Host chromosome 10, Gae_host_genome, whole genome shotgun sequence genome contains these proteins:
- the LOC121383654 gene encoding uncharacterized protein LOC121383654 has protein sequence MAVKISLDGTYSILVNGGTWFHSGNTFFRADGRSFSMKDGSLKLLKTSNISGSDVIGDWQSWTYHYQAGSSLIDASVIRYTTPKLPLVLFRQLQKYVNGANNTKAANQNYVISSFPTFKVESGSVKRGYLSYGGMMFGDTHKKMGEWGGLRTTLNSGYTSGPLAVFDKFGRTVIISPASKFMSASMWHESLFGIGGTVHWGIMGYADPIPPEHQLDIIIYYGAEGINKAFEGWGEYLRSRYNRHQRFVDSDLTVTHLGYWTDNGAYYYYNPENGTNFQQTILDVVAGIRKSGVPFRYMQYDSWWYYKGVGNGVKTWEYIPSVFPDGMQYVYNKTGMPVSAHNRYWASDTTYAIQNGGKYLFLIQSTKSLPTDQNFWNALLNKARKWGLVTYEQDWLCDISGLDVLLTDISLGEMWLKQMGNAAAKNGITIQYCMSNSRHALTALEIPVVTQIRVSGDYHPGKDQWKIGVSSMLSHAVGLAPFKDTFWTTSVQPGNPYGKTEPNAALNAAVATLSTGPVGPSDMIGALNTSLIMRSVNADGLILKPSRPATAIDAQIMKHPCFILKAAVSSFDGPRGEVWSTYSHVAGLTFGIILAADLPTDYNITPRLAGFPEMGPAMAFTYTNPNTLKEFNETSPIKLRGCSKVDFCMHYVTPLLPNAFGITTVILGELDKWVPVSPQRVTNIMVDDDVTVRVTGAPKEAINFWFAVNNKPLLVKCILGNSGFATIRLHSLNCFQE, from the exons ATGGCGGTGAAAATAAGTTTGGATGGAACATACAGCATCCTGGTAAACGGCGGCACGTGGTTTCACAGTGGCAACACCTTCTTCCGGGCTGATGGACGAAGTTTTTCCATGAAGGATGGTTCCCTCAAGCTACTGAAGACAAGCAACATAAGcggaagtgacgtcattggtGACTGGCAATCTTGGACGTACCACTATCAGGCAGGTTCTAGTCTGATTGATGCCAGCGTCATTAGATACACAACACCGAAACTGCCGCTTGTGCTATTCAGACAG ttacagaaatacGTCAATGGTGCCAACAACACAAAAGCGGCCAACCAGAACTACGTCATCTCGTCCTTTCCTACCTTCAAAGTGGAAAGCGGTTCTGTGAAGCGAGGCTACCTTTCATACGGGGGAATGATGTTCGGTGATACTCACAAGAAGATGGGAGA GTGGGGTGGTCTCCGGACAACTTTAAACAGCGGGTATACGTCTGGACCGTTAGCAGTGTTCGACAAATTTGGAAGGACAGTCATTATATCCCCTGCTAGCAAATTTATGTCTGCATCAATGTGGCACGAATCTCTGTTTGGCATAGGGGGCACTGTACACTGGGGAATTATGGGATACGCTGATCCCATACCACCGGAACACCAGCTAGATATCATCATATACTATGGTGCAGAAGGAATAAACAAG GCGTTTGAAGGTTGGGGAGAATATTTGCGTTCCCGGTACAACCGTCATCAACGATTCGTCGATTCAGATTTGACTGTTACCCATCTTGGTTACTGGACAGACAACG gtgcatattattattacaacccAGAGAATGGAACAAACTTCCAGCAGACGATACTGGACGTTGTGGCGGGTATCCGTAAGAGTGGCGTGCCTTTCAG ATACATGCAGTATGATTCTTGGTGGTATTACAAAGGAGTCGGGAATGGTGTGAAAACGTGGGAATACATTCCAAGCGTCTTTCCTGACGGAATGCA ATATGTTTACAATAAGACTGGAATGCCAGTGTCTGCTCACAATCGATATTG GGCGAGTGACACAACGTATGCAATACAGAATGGTGGGAAATATCTCTTTCTGATACAGTCAACCAAGTCGTTGCCAACTGATCAG AATTTTTGGAACGCACTGTTGAACAAAGCAAGAAAGTGGGGTCTTGTCACCTATGAACAG GATTGGCTGTGTGATATATCTGGGCTGGACGTACTGCTCACGGACATCAGCCTCGGTGAAATGTGGCTCAAACAGATGGGAAACGCGGCCGCAAAGAACGGGATCACCATCCAGTACTGCATGTCGAACTCTAGACACGCGCTGACGGCCTTGGAAATCCCAGTTGTAACACAG ATTCGTGTAAGTGGAGATTACCATCCGGGTAAGGACCAGTGGAAGATTGGGGTGTCGTCCATGCTCAGTCACGCTGTAGGCCTTGCACCTTTCAAGGACACGTTCTGGACAACATCTGTACAGCCCGGAAACCCATATg GAAAGACCGAACCGAATGCAGCCCTGAATGCCGCTGTGGCAACTTTAAGCACAGGTCCAGTGGGACCAAGCGATATGATTGGAGCACTCAACACGTCCCTTATAATGAG GAGTGTGAACGCCGATGGTCTAATATTGAAGCCATCCAGACCGGCCACAGCCATTGATGCGCAAATCATGAAG CACCCGTGTTTTATATTGAAGGCTGCAGTGTCGTCGTTCGACGGGCCACGCGGTGAAGTGTGGTCCACGTACTCTCACGTGGCCGGTCTCACTTTCGGCATCATCCTCGCGGCAGACCTGCCAACAGACTACAACATCACGCCCAGACTAGCGGGGTTCCCAGAG ATGGGGCCAGCTATGGCTTTTACTTACACAAACCCAAACACCTTGAAGGAATTCAACGAAACATCGCCCATCAAACTGAGAGGGTGTTCCAAGGTGGACTTTTGTATGCATTATGTGACACCTCTTCTACCAAATGCATTTGG AATTACAACTGTAATTCTTGGAGAACTAGACAAATGGGTTCCAGTTTCTCCTCAGAGAGTAACGAATATCATGGTAGATGATGATGTCACTGTAAGAGTGACCGGTGCACCAAAAGAAGCTATAAATTTCTGGTTTGCAGTCAACAATAAGCCTTTGTTAGTGAAGTGCATCTTGGGAAATAGTGGATTTGCAACTATTAGATTACATTCTTTGAATTGTTTTCAAGAATAA